GATTGTTTTAGTCTCATTAATGATAGCTGTCTTCTCTGGGATTGCTTGTCTTTTTGTAAATTATTTTTTAATTATTTTTACCTCTCTTCTTATATATGTTTTTAATAGTGTGTACATATCTTTGGCTATCCTTTCTGTGTTATTAGGTTTTCTTATTTTCAAAATAATTATTTTAAATTATAAGGAAAGGCATATTTAATTTTTATTTTTTTTTAGATTCTTAATTCTAGAGAAAAACCATTCATTTATTAGTAAGTTTTCTTTTTCAATTGTTTTTTTGCTTAATACATGGGAATAGCTATTGATTTGAGTTTCGTCAATAATAAAAGGAGATATTCCATCAATTGAGTGTTTTATTTTTAAATTTAATTTTTTGTAGGGAGTAAAACCATTAGCAAATCCAAAACATATATTTGATTGAGATTGATTGTTTAATCCAATTAGGGTTTTTTGAATTTTTTTATCTAAAATCCAGTTGACAAATTTTTTAGTTAAAATAGATGTTTCTAAAATTCCAATAAAATTTGGGTTTGAGATAACAATTTCATTGTTATTGTTGATTAAGTATGAAAATTTTATTTGTGCTTTCTCTTGTTCGCTTAGGCTATTGTAGAAGGTTAGATCGCTCAATCCTGTTATTAAAGGAGATTTTTTATTAAGTAATATTTTGTTTAGTTTGAGGTAGCCATATTTATTAAAAAAATCTTTTTGCAAATCCATTTGTTTTTCATTTAAAAATGATGAAAAATATTCTAACATTTTTAAAATTTTATTTTCATTGTAATTTAATTTATTCTTTTCAAAAGAAAATCTCACATCATTTATTTCAGAGATCACATAAAATAAATTTTCAGAAATATAGGGTGATATAAAGAATTTTCCATCTTTAATGAAATTTTCGTATTCTTCTTTTAAATATTTAGTGTTTATGTATTTTTCAATCTGGTGTGTATTTTTATAGATTAAAATAGGAATGTCAAAACTTAATGGAATAATTTTGTAGTTAAATTGTTTGAAAATATGTTTTAAGATAGGATAATCTGGATTATAATTGATTTTTATAGATTTAAAATGGTTGGTAATATTTGTATTGCCAATGTTTTTAGAAATAATTATTTGCGCATTTTCTTTTTCTATTGTTTGTAGATCAATGTTATTCCTAAACTTAATTATAAAATTAAGTTTATTTTCGATGTTAAATTGATTTATATAAAATGGTATTGTTTTGTTATCAGTTAACACAATTATATTCTTATTTGTTGAACAGCTGGGGCTAATTATTAAAATTGCTGCTAGTATTAAATTTTTTATTCTCATAAAATTATTCAAGTTTTTTCTTTTATTTTATAATAAATTATGTATAATTTTTATAGTTAATATTGATTTCCATGTTTAATTGGAAAATAGAGCAAGGGAGTTGAAAAGTTTTTAGGGGGATATGAATTTGGGTTTCTTTGATTTTATACTTTCTATGTTTAGTATTAATAAAGAACTTACTTCTGAACAAATAAAGCAAAAAAGGCTAAAAGAAGTTAAAATTAATTTAAGCAGGGTAAGTAATTTTTTTAATGCTTCAAAAATCCAGGCTTTACCTCAATTTTCTAGATTTCTTTATAATTTTTATAAAATTTTTTCTCCCTTAAGGCCATTTGCCCAAAGATATAAAAATTCTAATAAAATTGTTCATTTTGTTGTTGAAAAATATTTAAATGAAAGTCAAAAGAAATCTTTAGATTATATTTATTCTTTTTCTGCAAGTGATAACATAAATTTTGCTTCAGATCTTCCTAAAAAATTGCATAATAATTTATCTTATTTGTTTAAAAACATAACACAAGAACAAATTAAATTAATAGATGAAACTTATGAAGCTTTGCATAATTTTTTTGATTTAGTCTTATATCAATACTATTTGGTTCTTAAAAATTTTGACAACTTACTTCCAGAAGATGATTTTGTATATAGGCCTAGATTCAGCTCTATAGGTTGTGGAGTTATTATAGATGATCTTAAAGATTTGTTAGAATGTATCTCTTGTGTTAAGAATATTTCTATTTGGAAAAATCTTTATGACATTATTTTAGAAATATATGGAAATAAGGAAGATTTTCCTATTAAATCAAATGTCTGGACTAAGATTATTTCTTCCATTTTAGATATAAATAAGAGTAAAGAAATTTTATATCTAATAAGATATGTTAGTGGAGATCCGGATTATTTTCCTATCTCTATTGGGCAAAAACCTAATCCAATAGCAAGAATATTTTTTAATGATCTTACTAAGCATGTTGCCACTGAAATTGAAAAAATTAAAGTTTTGCAAAAAAATAGCAAATCTAAAATATTAGCTGAACAGCTTTTTCCAGGAATATCTTTGTTAAATTTGGATAATTATAATGAAAAAATGAATGAAAAGATTATATCTAAAATTGTGAGTACCACAGGCTATATTTATTGTGAGCTTTTAGTTTATTTGAGAACATATACTATTCAATTTGTTAAAAAAGATCTTAATGATATTGTTAATTTACTTATTATTAAAGGACAATGGAAGCTTATAGAGCTTTCAAGGGAAATGTCTAATGATATGCATGCTTTGATTAATATTTATACAAGTCTTATTGATTTTGATTCTAATTTAGGAGAGCAAGGCGGCTATGGTAATAGAATAAATGCATTGCTACATAGAGCTTCTGTGGGAGATAAATCTTCAGAGAAATTATTGTTAAATATAATAGCAGATGTTAATAAAAAGGCTTTTACTATATCAAGTGAATATTATTCTAAAATTTATTCTATTGAGCAGCGTTTGCAAGATTGTCTTTCAGACTATTCAAAGGTATCTTTGGAAAGAGAGTTGATTTATAATTGGAAAGAGCTTGATATGGAACTTGCCAAAAGCTATGGAAACAATTTAAATTTTGGAGGTATAATGAAAAATATTTTAGGTAGTTTGGATTTATTTTTAAAGTTAGTGGATTTATATTTGGAGAAAAAATAAATAATTTTAAGGAGTGTCTAAATGGCTAGAAAGTGCGAGATAACAGGGAAAAAAACTATGTTTGGAAACAATGTTCCAAGAAAGGGTCTTGCCAAGAAGAAGGGTGGAGCTGGGCAACATATTGGAGTAAAAACCAAAAGAACCTTTAAGGTTAATTTAATAAATAAAAAATTTTTTATTCCAGATCTTGGAAGAAGTATTAACATTAAGGTTTCTGCTAATGCATTAAGAAGTATTTCAA
This portion of the Borreliella afzelii genome encodes:
- the rpmB gene encoding 50S ribosomal protein L28, producing the protein MARKCEITGKKTMFGNNVPRKGLAKKKGGAGQHIGVKTKRTFKVNLINKKFFIPDLGRSINIKVSANALRSISKIGLDAFLKKNCKKIENFL